TTGAACCTACATGCGAAAATCGCGAGTTGTCCGTCGGAATGTGACAATACTGCGAAGGGCGTTGCAAATAGGGACTGGCCGGTGGAGCAGAAGGAGCAAAGGAGGAACAGACAGCCTCTGTAGCAATATCGTAATGAATTTTTGAAGTCAGGTTCAATGTTGATGCTCTTGAAGTAGTGGAAGAGGCCACATTTTCAGATTGTTTCGTATTCGCACGAATATCAGCAGAAGTCTTATTACTGATCTCTGGCGAAGATGAAGGCACCTTCTTCATATTTGATATGGTTGGCTTCAGAGTAGAAGCAGTATTGGTCTTCTCATTTAGGAAGAGCTTTTGCATATCTTCCCTAATTGAGCGAATTGTGTCCGATTCATTTTCCACATAACGCGGAACACTGGGTAATTCTTCAAGCAACTTGTCCATATCAGTCTTCTTGACTTGCGGTGTCTGAGATCCCAGCTTCAAAAGTTCTTCTTTGTTGTAGACCATCTTCTTGGCGGCATTAAAGTTCGATTTCTTTTGCGTTGTTGCTAAATATGAAGAATATGAGAAATAGGTAAATAAGTAATGCagatattaatttaaaatgagcTAGGAAACCCAATAACAACCAGATAATCGTGAAATTGATAACAAATACAGTGCATGATTTTGATAGTCGCCCTGATCAAAATATGCATGTGCCAATTTATTGTAAACATGGGTCGATATTTGGATATTACAACTGAAAGAACTTCAATTGGTCCTTTATATGAATTCCTGATCAACTTGACTTGGATTAAAAACAGCTGAGAATTGTACACAAAATAGCAGGCGGCGTCGCTTTCATAGGAGCGTATGAGAAATACGATGTGGTATATATGGTCTTGAAGACATCTAAAATGCACGTAGCGAACATACGAGATATGAGATATGTACTAGCGACCCCATTCACAATCTGTTAACGGATGATTCGAAATGCTATTGATTCGGCACAGGCATTTGAGTACATGCATTTGTAGTCATTCTCACGATtactttggtatttttggtaatGATATTGATGGTTATACTGATAATTATGATAACGATTATTACTTCGCTTGAATGAGTGTCCCAATGTTGAGGTCTCCTCGGTTGATGATGGTGGTGTGTGCGGTGTGCGATTGTTTACATGACCATTTGTCCGAGATCCTTTAACGGCGGTGCCGGAGCCAGCGCCGTCACTCGATTCGCTCAGTTTATTGTCCTCCGGATAATAAGGCGAACCGACGAGTGTCTTTCGATCGCGACACATATCAATAATATGTTTGAATTCATCGTTCTTGCTAAGCGTGCGTGGATTACCAATAAGGATTAACAATGACATTGGCCGTGAGAGCAGTACGTTCAAACGCTGTGTGTGAGGAagaatataaatgtaattcgATTCTCGCAAAATTGGCATGAGATATCTATACAGCTAAAAGAAGCACTTACCCGACTATTATTGAGAAAACCCAGCTTTTCAGTAAATGAGCGCACAAATGAGAcgataataatttgtttttccttaCCCTGGAACAGTTCAACAGATCCACAATCAATTTGATGCCAATTGCGCATGTTGAGCTGCTCCTGGATGCGCTGATACTGATTTTTATATGGCGATATTATGCCAATGTCAGTTTCCGCCAACTTTTGACCGTTAATGCCAAAATACATAAGATCCTTTACATAGTCCATAACCGCATCGATCTCCTTATTGTTGCACAGACTGCAAAATGTCACATGGAATTAATATAGACGTACATACACTTGATTGCTCACGATAAACATACCTTACTGAACTTTTGGAATTCATTGTCGTGCCGAAAACCGAATGGAACATGATCGGAAAGTCTTCGTTTGGCGTGTGAAACCAATTTTTAGCCCGGTTTACATTTTCTGCCAAAGGCAataacacataaataaataacttaagtAAAGTTTAAAAGCCCTTACCCAAAGCAGCTTCCGTCAAGAGTTCGTTGTCGTAATAAAGCTTGCTGTAGAGCGATACAATTTCAGGATGGGAACGATAGTTACGTCGCAATCGCGTCTGCACAGCCACATTGTAATCACCATTCTCGTCCAAGCGATAGCACTCACGCTTTATTAGACGATCAAACAGAGAGACACTCAGTCCCCAATCGCCGGCACGCTGTGATTGCAACACTGGACCAAGCTGCTTATGATCTCCGGAGAGTATAAGATTGGTGCATGGTGCTATTGTGCATGTGATGCCCATAAGCACCTCGGCTTCTGTTGAGGCAGCCGCCTCGTCCACAAAAACATGGGAGAAAACACTACGTTTATCCTCGTCGCGTCCAAAACCGCCCGTCGATAGTTTACCGGCCAAGCTGAGGGTGCAAACCACAATGCGGTAGTTGTGCACCGCCTGCACGTCCGGATAAAAATGTAGGGCATACATGTTGGAGTACTCCAGCAACAGATCATCAATGTTATCGATGCGGCGATCGCAGCTGGCGGCAAAGATGCGAGTGAGCGGACGAGTCTGATTGGGCACCTTTGATATGGAGCGCAACAGACGCAAGGCAATCTCATCACAGGCCGTATTCGAGCCTGCGAGCACTAGTATATGGGTCTCCGGACGCCGAACATACAGTTGATAAATGGCTTCGCAAATGGTTGCCGTTTTGCCTGTACCGGGTGGTCCGAAGACAATGTATGGTGCTGGAAGCTTATTACAAAAGGCGATCTGTTGCACCGCTTGCTGTTGCTCAGGATTGCGTGCGATGTTCTTGTTGTAGAGGTTCAAAGCGCCAATGGCGACTGGTTGCTTGGAAATATTGGAGGGAAATAATAAACGCTGCACATGCTCGGACGTAGTTAGCTTCAGTTGATGCAGAGCACGATATTGATAGCGCAGAACAGCGCGAACTGGTCGAAACACCAATGCAAATGTGGTATTATCGGGCAGATGGCGATCGCAGGTGATATTAACGCGCTGCGGCGATACGCCCAAGATGCGGGCAAAGTAAACGCGCGGCTCGCGTCGCTCCTTTTCGGGCGGTCCGAACAGCTCGTTTACCTTGTGGCCCCATTGAATGAGCGCATCGAAATCCTTAAGTGCCAACTCCAATATGATGCCATTGTTATCCAATAGCTGGCGTATGCTATTGGCTTTGCCAGGCTCGGGCTGGTTAATGATGTTGCTGCGTTCGTTAATGATTAACACATCATCTCCTGGTGATAGGACATCTTCAGCACTAATGCCACGTGAATTGGGTTGCAATTTCACAGACAACTCCTTGCCAAACTGATGCAGTTCCATTTTGGACTGCTTGAGTGCCACATAACACTGCAATCGCTCAATATCTTCCACCTGTAGCAGAGTCCTCAATGTTCCGTGCAGATTTTGTTGCGTCAGCTCGTTGCCCAGCTCACAGTAATTGCGATACTCCTTGTTGTACTCGGCCAGACGCAGTTGGGCATCCTGGGCATCGCGCTTTAATGCCGTCACAATTGCTGGCGGCGGTATAGCCGGCTCGAGACGTCCGCCTCGAAACTGCTCACTGTTGGACAGTCGATACGGATTCACATTGAAGCTGACCTTAGGCAATGCCTCAGTGCGCATAAAATGATGCTGTTCCACGTAATGTTGACGCTGTCCATTCACCAACTGACTGTACCCAATCACAATGGGCTGTTCCCGCAAAATCATAAAGACATGCGAGTCCACAAAGAAGATCAGTTGTCCAGTAGCCGGCACCTCCACAGGCAGACGACTGTTGTGCACATAATAGAACTGCCGCGACTGAACAATGATGAACTTCTCAATCACCAGATCGTTCAATTCAGTCTGCAGCGTAAAGCCAAAGTAATGACTGTCCACGCATGTCTGATACGATAAAGTCAGCATTGGCTCGGCACTGTgaataaaagatttaaataataGGTTTAATTGATAAAATGTCAATATAATTGCTTAACTTAAAATACAagcaacttttttatttaaaattttaagaatagatAGCagaatagaatatatttatatatgggatatatataatacatatatttagaaattttgtcgagcaattttatttttgacaaatGAATACACATTCATAAGACTAAAAGTCTTCATTGTAGTATGCAGGTATTATAAGATTAGATTTGCCAATTATCTTACCGC
This is a stretch of genomic DNA from Drosophila albomicans strain 15112-1751.03 chromosome 3, ASM965048v2, whole genome shotgun sequence. It encodes these proteins:
- the LOC117567962 gene encoding uncharacterized protein LOC117567962 isoform X2 yields the protein MQSSSILTPPSTPPAYPYMNMNSKNNNNNNGSKSWERELIGSFLLRMTDKQVVSARSAWYVDKRTLRREFDQYLWLVPNSAEVRIKLSVNGPFNIGKLLQRTNFLMNTPRGDPNYRIKSLALIEFRKEKYNAKDEKQRQTDLAVVSNVTDAENNGPITQKFVLDEKAESVPLKYQKTQKQQRYVDFELSSLGCYVCQRNFESIEKYEEHIEYHGDESDFESLQQMTKRAEPMLTLSYQTCVDSHYFGFTLQTELNDLVIEKFIIVQSRQFYYVHNSRLPVEVPATGQLIFFVDSHVFMILREQPIVIGYSQLVNGQRQHYVEQHHFMRTEALPKVSFNVNPYRLSNSEQFRGGRLEPAIPPPAIVTALKRDAQDAQLRLAEYNKEYRNYCELGNELTQQNLHGTLRTLLQVEDIERLQCYVALKQSKMELHQFGKELSVKLQPNSRGISAEDVLSPGDDVLIINERSNIINQPEPGKANSIRQLLDNNGIILELALKDFDALIQWGHKVNELFGPPEKERREPRVYFARILGVSPQRVNITCDRHLPDNTTFALVFRPVRAVLRYQYRALHQLKLTTSEHVQRLLFPSNISKQPVAIGALNLYNKNIARNPEQQQAVQQIAFCNKLPAPYIVFGPPGTGKTATICEAIYQLYVRRPETHILVLAGSNTACDEIALRLLRSISKVPNQTRPLTRIFAASCDRRIDNIDDLLLEYSNMYALHFYPDVQAVHNYRIVVCTLSLAGKLSTGGFGRDEDKRSVFSHVFVDEAAASTEAEVLMGITCTIAPCTNLILSGDHKQLGPVLQSQRAGDWGLSVSLFDRLIKRECYRLDENGDYNVAVQTRLRRNYRSHPEIVSLYSKLYYDNELLTEAALENVNRAKNWFHTPNEDFPIMFHSVFGTTMNSKSSVSLCNNKEIDAVMDYVKDLMYFGINGQKLAETDIGIISPYKNQYQRIQEQLNMRNWHQIDCGSVELFQGKEKQIIIVSFVRSFTEKLGFLNNSRRLNVLLSRPMSLLILIGNPRTLSKNDEFKHIIDMCRDRKTLVGSPYYPEDNKLSESSDGAGSGTAVKGSRTNGHVNNRTPHTPPSSTEETSTLGHSFKRTTTQKKSNFNAAKKMVYNKEELLKLGSQTPQVKKTDMDKLLEELPSVPRYVENESDTIRSIREDMQKLFLNEKTNTASTLKPTISNMKKVPSSSPEISNKTSADIRANTKQSENVASSTTSRASTLNLTSKIHYDIATEAVCSSFAPSAPPASPYLQRPSQYCHIPTDNSRFSHVGSRVNIHHIFRVQDRLSIRQGSVMHTDCRLRFIMHINRSLKRKALVLFHNYYIM
- the LOC117567962 gene encoding uncharacterized protein LOC117567962 isoform X1; protein product: MTKNKNQKKPFCQKKPPNWIDNATNTGTTTEMQSSSILTPPSTPPAYPYMNMNSKNNNNNNGSKSWERELIGSFLLRMTDKQVVSARSAWYVDKRTLRREFDQYLWLVPNSAEVRIKLSVNGPFNIGKLLQRTNFLMNTPRGDPNYRIKSLALIEFRKEKYNAKDEKQRQTDLAVVSNVTDAENNGPITQKFVLDEKAESVPLKYQKTQKQQRYVDFELSSLGCYVCQRNFESIEKYEEHIEYHGDESDFESLQQMTKRAEPMLTLSYQTCVDSHYFGFTLQTELNDLVIEKFIIVQSRQFYYVHNSRLPVEVPATGQLIFFVDSHVFMILREQPIVIGYSQLVNGQRQHYVEQHHFMRTEALPKVSFNVNPYRLSNSEQFRGGRLEPAIPPPAIVTALKRDAQDAQLRLAEYNKEYRNYCELGNELTQQNLHGTLRTLLQVEDIERLQCYVALKQSKMELHQFGKELSVKLQPNSRGISAEDVLSPGDDVLIINERSNIINQPEPGKANSIRQLLDNNGIILELALKDFDALIQWGHKVNELFGPPEKERREPRVYFARILGVSPQRVNITCDRHLPDNTTFALVFRPVRAVLRYQYRALHQLKLTTSEHVQRLLFPSNISKQPVAIGALNLYNKNIARNPEQQQAVQQIAFCNKLPAPYIVFGPPGTGKTATICEAIYQLYVRRPETHILVLAGSNTACDEIALRLLRSISKVPNQTRPLTRIFAASCDRRIDNIDDLLLEYSNMYALHFYPDVQAVHNYRIVVCTLSLAGKLSTGGFGRDEDKRSVFSHVFVDEAAASTEAEVLMGITCTIAPCTNLILSGDHKQLGPVLQSQRAGDWGLSVSLFDRLIKRECYRLDENGDYNVAVQTRLRRNYRSHPEIVSLYSKLYYDNELLTEAALENVNRAKNWFHTPNEDFPIMFHSVFGTTMNSKSSVSLCNNKEIDAVMDYVKDLMYFGINGQKLAETDIGIISPYKNQYQRIQEQLNMRNWHQIDCGSVELFQGKEKQIIIVSFVRSFTEKLGFLNNSRRLNVLLSRPMSLLILIGNPRTLSKNDEFKHIIDMCRDRKTLVGSPYYPEDNKLSESSDGAGSGTAVKGSRTNGHVNNRTPHTPPSSTEETSTLGHSFKRTTTQKKSNFNAAKKMVYNKEELLKLGSQTPQVKKTDMDKLLEELPSVPRYVENESDTIRSIREDMQKLFLNEKTNTASTLKPTISNMKKVPSSSPEISNKTSADIRANTKQSENVASSTTSRASTLNLTSKIHYDIATEAVCSSFAPSAPPASPYLQRPSQYCHIPTDNSRFSHVGSRVNIHHIFRVQDRLSIRQGSVMHTDCRLRFIMHINRSLKRKALVLFHNYYIM